Within the Miscanthus floridulus cultivar M001 chromosome 2, ASM1932011v1, whole genome shotgun sequence genome, the region tacttatgaaatgttgtaacggatgatgtgttgtgttgaatcattacgatcttggattgtatgtcgagagttggttgaaatccttcgtgatttccggactaccgggattatgggagcttaagtacaggaatttgatcgcttcggtgattgtttttgtacttacgttcttatgatttggtcggttctgttacatttaTCGCAGCTCGATCTACACAatcacacagaggaggttcctcaagtcatctaactgtggctaggtgcttctccttagccgtcaatggcggagggttaggggggtggaacccaccgcttgaagtgatCATGTGGATGTcttcctctaaaccaatcgtcgaaaaggaggtacctaggatcaaacttgtctgcaccgtcgatccactgaaagaaaaagcacctctcatggtcctacacaacgagattccaacaaaatattagtagcatacttacacaaataaagaaaaatgatagtggaaacaatttcttacattaaaacgactacatgtgtataagcaacgcgccgctgtgttcggatgttttgattgaaaaacataggccgggaaaccacagtcacagttagggacagggaggtcaggagggacgggggcatgtttgctagacgcgtcggggtataattctcgaggacgaccccgttttcaccaaaactccttccgaaatatttcttgcatcgaacaaaacggatgtaatttaacaaacataaatcaaaacatcacaaataaatgtcaatgagaaccataactacaatacaaccaatttcgttctaagaacccaaagctgttaacattaaaccataaacctagggtttcctatttgatgcacaacaatgaacccataacataactacatgcatcTAGGTTTGCTAGTTTTTTCATGCCTTCGCATCatcctatggttgtataatacatatattgatggatacaatgaaaccctaagcgatgacgattattacgttcaaaaatctgactaatacataccgaatcgatgcgaaaaaaactaggagaggAGCGATGATACCttactctcgaagatctacggatcaaatcaaagtttccaaggtccaatatgtcgattcgtgaggtagagtgaagtggggagagaaaaaacccgagagggaggagaaagaagaggaagaacgctcgggcaggaaggtcgGAGTTAAATGGCAgtgagctcgacgccagtcactctggcgccgagctcggcaccaagatctacggcgccgagctcactgccatgtcatctaccgtgcctaggagctcggcgctagagacgctggcgccgagacgtgttagctcggcgccagcaccaatggcgccgagctaagggtccattttctaaattctttccgccagaggtctatttgtgagaaacttttaaaaaaggactaaaatgtaaaaaattcgggcAATCCCATTCCATCGACTAACCGGATTGTCTGTTCGACAATCCCATCCCAGGGCTCGTCGGTTCGACCCAAAAATTATTCCAACTCATAAAAAATTATATAGATTATTCTCATCAAAAATTATATAAATTGGCGGCATCAAAAGACTTTCGAGGAACCGAAAGATGCCTCCCTAGGCTCATGACAACCGGATTCTCTCAAGGAACACGAGGAACCGAACAATGGCGCTTAGCTGATAAGCCACGCTAAAAAATACTATTCACAGATTTGTTATGAAAAAAATATACTATAACATGGatgataagttcaagcaaacaggACCAATGCCTGCCTCGGCTCCATACCGACCAGGATTCCATGTGGAGTAAATAGTTAGGAACTGCCATACTGTGTACTTATGTAGTACGAGTTGAGTATGGACATCTCTAGGGCTTGTTCGTttaaacttatcagccgacttatcagctagaatctacaatatttttctctcacaataaaacagctccaaccggcttatcagccgtctttaataccagccgaacaggcctctAGTTTCTTCGTATATAAGATCCCAACGACCTAGTTTTAGTTAGCTCTATCCGTTTCGCTAAAATTTAGAGCgtgttcttttctctagtcctaggacTAGAGACTAAAACAGAAACTAAAATGGTGTTTGTTTTCGGGGACTAAAGGGAAGGAGAGAGACTGCAAGGGAGGAGAGAGGAAGGAATATGTGCTGTTTAGTCCCAATTAGCAACCCCGGAACTACTACATTTTAGTTCCTAGTCTCTATTTTAGTCACTGGTGTTTGATTCAAAGGGACTAATTAgaactaaaatttagtctttAGTCCTTTCTCTCATGGAAAAGAACACGCACTTAGCtcatgctgatgcttatgctgatttgttgtgagggaAAAATACTTTTGAAGTAGTTCAAAGCGAACAGGGCCCGTCAGGCCGTATCCTCTCCGGCCCATACATCGACAGCCTCGAAAGCCAATGCAGCCCAGCCCATGACAGACCGAGGAACCAAGGATCACTCGAAGGTAAAGCCAATGCGCAGCCCATGACAGGCCGAAGAACACTCGGTCGACAGGTTCCGAGATTTGTCGGACAAGTCTCACCTGTACTGTACGTCCATATATGATTATACCAGTGCTCCTGAGTCCTGACCTAGCTGAAAAATAAAATCAACTTGTCATCCTCATCCCTTCCCCATATTGGTCATATATGCGTCGCATCAGTTTCGAAGTTATCGAAACAAGGTACCAGTGCAATCAGTGTTACTAGTAGTACATGCCAATTCTCGCAACCAGAGTGAACCCTGCATCCACCCCTCAAGTACTGATCGGCTAAACATTCTTACAGTAAGAAAAAAGAATCCCAGCAGTAGTTTGTGTGAGCATTTCAAACAAGAGAAGAAACCGAGCATTTCACACAAGAAAAGAAAACAAGAATACTAAGAAAGGCCGGGGAAGAAGACTATCATCAACCTATTTTACGCTGAACATAACACAGGAATGAACATTATTTGTACAAGAACTCAGCACATTGGTCAGCTGATTCCACACTCGGTTTTGTTAGAATAGACAGGGATTCGGCCACATCCCTAGATTGCAGGAAATCAGTCCAAACCGTCACCACCACTGGTTCTGTTAgtagctactactagtagttacCTATGGCCTGCTCCCAGGCAGCTACTTACACCATGTAAGAAGCATCCTCTTCACCGTTGCCTGTGGCATGCCACCCATCACTCACCTGGTGCTTGCAGATTGGGCATGTACCCTGTTGGCGCAGCCATGGGTCGATGCAGTTTACGTGAAACTGTAAAACAAACAGAAAGTAAGAAATCTTGCAGTGTTATCTCATCATGACACATCACATTAGCACTATGGTGGCCATATCTTCAAACCGGTGGATTTTCATTTATGCACTTGTAAAAACATCAGTCCATAGCATGCTACACAAGCTGACATGCATCTGTACTGCATATGCAGAATCAAAATCTAGGCCATGCTTACGGGCAAGGCTATAGCAGGTCTTGTACAATAGTCTCTTAGGTTCTTACCAACCCTCAAATATAGGAAGCCAGCGGTGTGGCGTGGCAGATTGGGGGAATCGGGATCACACCTCTATTGCCCCTTAATCCTATTTCACTTGTGATTCCTGGTCTATATTTTTGTCTAGAAATATGTGGTTCCGGATATTGTGATCGGACGTGCTAAAAATATGTCAAACTAGAACTCTATGGGAGGCAAAGAATGACAAAGCAAAGGAAGTTATTGATGTGTCAACTAACCGGTCAAATTTCAGATAACTCCAAAAAATTTACAGCGTTCCAGATCTGAGTGTAAAGAATAAACTACAGTGATACGCTCCCTACCTTCTATTCCGCAAAATCAACAACATAGCACTTCACACTGGTGCATACTCCCTCCAGCCAGAAATAAGTGGTGTTTTGGGTTGTCTTAAGCCAATGATTTTAAATTCTGGTTACACATTACTTTTTATATTCTATAAGTTTGGATATTTGAGAATTATTCGTTAAGGTTTGTCTCAGAAGTTTCATAAACAATTTTTTTCtgttttataaatattttgaaggaagggcgggcctagtgcaagcggtagtcttaccgcctgtgaccggaaagtcccgggttcgagttgcggtctcctcgcattgcacaggcgagggtaaggcttgccactgacacccttccccagaccccgcacagagcgggagctctctgcactggatacgcccttttttataaatattttgaagcAAAAAGTACCATTCAAAGTTGCATTTTGGAGAATGTGTCAATGTCCAATAAGTCACTTATTTATGAAGAGGGAGCATGAAGCAAGTGGTCAACCAAGTGCAAGATGTAAACTGTAAAGTAACATATGATATATGCATAACAATAATaacagttaaaaacaacttttatcgtCGGTATGTCACATTATCACGTATTCATCCACAAAATGTGTAAAATGCACTGGTTAACCCTGTTGCTACACCAAACATGATTCTGGTTTCACGGCGTTGTTTTAGGATGTTAGCTAACATGTCAAGTTACCATATCAAAGTATCAAACTAGAGCTAAAAGGTGCTACCAGGGTCATTTCGGAAAGGAAACAAAATCGAGATCTGCTGTTTCCATACAAGGAAAACCAAGGGCAAGATATGAGCATGATTACCTGATGCAAGCATGGTAGGCTTCTCAAGAGATCACCCACCACGACTTGCTCTAAGCAAACACTGCATATTAGTTCATCCTCTGGAGTTTTGCTGGTTCCATCTTCTTTTAAACCATCCTGCTTTTTCTGCAAGGCAGAATCAAGTTAAACAATAATCATCGTGGACCAAAGTCTGAACCATGTATGTACTACTGCACAGACACTGATGGTGATCACACTAGCTATGTGATTCTATACACTAGGTGTTACATCAATTTAGAAAGTGTAAACTAGAAAACCATTGACACAATATATCATACAAATCCCAAAGCTAACCAGACAACCAATAACTTCAATAAATGAAGGCTGAGCCAAAAAGTGTATTGCCAAGTTATACAGATATGTAAAATACATATATGTTATCTTTACAACGGAATATTATAAGAATATCGTTGCATATACATACAACTGACAACTGTGGCATCACAAATAACATGACATTTTAACAGCCTACATGATTGGTGATAATAAGATACTTTTAAAGCAACCACACCTTGAGAAACAAGCCAGTATTTATTAATTACCTCATTGCCAGCTCCAGTTGAAGAAACCGATAGCTGAGATGGCCCATCACTATTGAAAAACATTCGTTAGAAACACATCACAGAGACAAATTACTCCAAGTCTCCATTTCAGAATTAAATGTTTGGTCATGTGTTGATGATGGGAGATACTGGAACCAACTTGATATGGCCATATGGACAAATCAACCCAAAGGATAATTCGTCTTACCTTTTCCGGGCAGGGGCATTCCCCTGCTGTGCCTGAACTTTATATTTGAAGACAGGAAGAGAATTTATTTCTTCTTCACTCATAGAAGGAGCATGCGGGCTATTGTCAGCATCCAATGCTCTCAGAGTGTCATAATCTGAAACAAAAAGATTTCCATGGCGCTAAGTCTTCAGGAAACACTATAAACCATCACATGAGTCGAATGGGATGTATTGGCACACCTAAATCGTCAAATTCACGGTCAAGAAGAGCCAGTTGAAGTCTAAGGCTCTGTAACCGGCCTCTTGTAGCAAGGGCAATGGTCGGCGGTACATGTACACGCAGCTCAGTGTGGCTGAGAAAACTGTTGGCAGCTGCAGCATGAGCAAGCTGCTGGCATGTGGCATACATTCTAAGGCTCGTGGCCATTAGGAAGACTCCCAAGACAAGCCAAAGCTACAAGAGAAGAAAATATTGCGCAATCCGACAAATATGTAGTTATTAAACTGTTCCACAATTGCATGCTTTGTACGAATAAGAAACCAACTTTAATCGACTCATGGACACCTCGCACACAGCATGAAAACTTACCAAAAGATTGGGAGAGGGAGACATCTGGTGTGAGTTCAGGACCATGAACAAAACAAGAACTGCCCAAGAAAAAACACAACGTTAACCAAAAGAATAATCTTTAGCAGCTCAACATTATTGGTAATAGACAGGCGAGCGGATTACCAGTTAGAAGAAAAGCCAAGGAATTGCTATTCACCGGCCTGTTCCCTGCATGAATTCGCTGCACCCAACCACACATACGAATGAGATCAGACATCAGGACAAGGAAACCGGTTTAAGCTACACTACCACCAGTTACATTTTAGCAGAAATGCATCATGGGTTGAGCAGACGGACACTCACCATGGCGCGGCGCTCGGGGGCGAACCCCGGGAAGCCACCGGCCTCGATGTCGGCCCTGCTCCCTCGGAAGACGAAGCTCATGATGCCCACCAGACGCTGCCGCCGCCACTTTAAGGCGCAAGATTGGCTCCAAACTCCAAAACCCCGCGCAGCAATGAATTTGCCCGTGAACCTGAGGCACCGATAAATATAAATGAAATAAGCGCCGGAGAGCGACGCCCCAACCGAAATCCCAGCTAGAAACTCCGTCAGGCCAAGCGATCCGGTCGCGCCGTCGCGGGAAGCGAAATGCCGGGATAAACCCTGAAGCTTCCGGAAGCTTCGCCCAGCGCACGGCTTGGGCGCTGACCGGATCGAATCGGAAGCCAGACGAGGAAGGCGAGGGGGAGTTCGAGGAGGGCGCGCACCTGATCGAAGGCGAGATACCTCCCGCCGCTGCGTCGAGCCAGCGATTCGCTCGCTGGCGGAGGACGAGAGCAGCAGCGCCTGCAGCCTGCAGATGGGGAAAAGAGAGGGGGGACAGCAGGACTGCAGGAGCTAGAAAGGCTTCTGCGGTTTCGAGTTCGTGCGCCGCAGTGCCGGGCACCCTGTGGAGAGTGCGTGGCATTATCTGTGCCGTCCGTTTCGTGATGGACGGCGCACTTGGATCACGATAGCTAAAATTGAATACCACCATCCTTAAATTTATCCAAAGTTATACAAAAAATACTAACCTTtgtgatataaaataaatattattataataattatgaaatataatttcataataaattgattcAAATATATTAATATGAACACTATTCActgtaaatttggtcaaatttgaactacTATAATGAGCATGAATACCATAGCTACATTCTTTTACAGACGGAAAGAGTACATAGTAGTAGTAGATGTCTGCGTCATATTGTCATAAATAACTAGCCAATTTCTAGCAAATTTCATGCCAATTCTTTTTCCCCAACAGATAAAAAAGCTCCAATAATAGATGCACCTTGACTATTTTAGAGTACGCACCTCAATATTGGTTATGAAGCTGTTTCACAATAGAGTTTGTGGAGTAGAGTAAGTGAAACAGTCCTAAACATACCCTTAGGTTGGAGTTGAAAATGAGTAGTGTCCTCTAAATTTCAATGGAGCATACACTATCCCAAGCGCATGAGATAAGTTTATCAGAAGAAACCTAAACGACCAAGAACAAAACAGTTGTTGAAATAGCAAATGTGTAGTTTTATTTGTGGATGAAATTGTGCTATTCATGTCGCATTCAAACTTTTAACATGTAAAAAAAAAATGATGTGTAGTTTAAGTTTGGAACATTGGACTTTATATAGCTCGAAAACATTCGCTTACTCCTATTTATGACCGAAGTGAATAGATATTCATAATAACTATGTCTATATCAGCTTTTCACGGACTTGTATACCTGATCGCATAATACAAATCAAATTATCCATAAATATGTCTATATCAGCTTGTCACCGACTTGTATACTTGATCGCGTAATACAAAGTTGACCACAGCAGCAGGTGATCGGAGAGACCATCTCTAATACCTGGTCTCTACCAACGATTTCGTGCCCTGCCGCTGTGTGCCATCAATGGTATCTCCACAACGAGCACAGATGCCTATGCTCGGGCGCCGAGGCGCTGGGTGGCGAGGTCGCAGCGCGCGGGCGCAAAGCCAACGCGGCTATTCTGGAGGTCGTACTCCACCCAGACGTTCTGCTGGTGATGGTGTCCGATCACGTACGCCGACATGCCCGCCATGTCCGAGTTCCCGAACGTCAGGCACCACACCGCCTCGGCACCGCCTTCACCGCGACGCTCGCCGGGCACCCTGTACAGGAGCTTCTCCCCGCCGACCGCCACCTCCGCGCCGCGGAGGACGAGGCCCACCTCCGGGAGCAGCTGGCTCGCCGCGGCCACCCGCGCCTCCGACGCGCGGAAGCACGCGTCGAACGCACCCTGGAACACGAAGTCGGGCTCGCCGAGCGGGGCCAGGAGCGCGGTCGTCTGGTTCAGGAACTCGCCCTTGAGCGGCGCGTAGGCGTCGGCGAGGAGGAACGTGAACTGCGTGCCCGAGTCCACCATGGTCTGGCCCGCGCCCGTGTGGTCCGGCGCGAGCACGGACTTGGGGATGGGGAGCAGCGCGGCGCCCACGCGGATGCCCTCCAGCTGCACGGAGTAGGCCACCCGGTCGAAGTACGGCAGCGGCTGCGAGATCTCTATCAGCGGCGTGTAGTTTAGCTGCGGCGCCGACAGGGCGGCG harbors:
- the LOC136540180 gene encoding E3 ubiquitin-protein ligase SDIR1-like; its protein translation is MSFVFRGSRADIEAGGFPGFAPERRAMRIHAGNRPVNSNSLAFLLTVLVLFMVLNSHQMSPSPNLLLWLVLGVFLMATSLRMYATCQQLAHAAAANSFLSHTELRVHVPPTIALATRGRLQSLRLQLALLDREFDDLDYDTLRALDADNSPHAPSMSEEEINSLPVFKYKVQAQQGNAPARKSDGPSQLSVSSTGAGNEKKQDGLKEDGTSKTPEDELICSVCLEQVVVGDLLRSLPCLHQFHVNCIDPWLRQQGTCPICKHQVSDGWHATGNGEEDASYMV